One genomic window of Rhizomicrobium sp. includes the following:
- the hslV gene encoding ATP-dependent protease subunit HslV: protein MTTKERWRSTTILSVRKGGRVVVAGDGQVTAGATVMKSNARKVRRIGKGANGGDVLVGFAGATADAFALSERLEAKIEQHPGNLARACVELAKDWRTDRYLRRLEAMMAVADAKTSLILSGTGDVVEPEDSLIGIGSGGPYALAAARALIGLDLSAEEIARRAMKIAADICIYTNDNVVIESLESK from the coding sequence ATGACAACCAAGGAAAGATGGCGCTCCACCACCATCCTGTCGGTGCGCAAGGGCGGCCGCGTGGTGGTCGCCGGCGACGGCCAGGTTACGGCGGGCGCCACGGTGATGAAATCGAACGCGCGCAAGGTGCGCCGCATCGGCAAAGGTGCGAACGGGGGCGACGTACTGGTCGGCTTCGCCGGCGCCACGGCGGACGCCTTCGCCCTGTCGGAGCGGCTGGAGGCCAAGATCGAGCAGCATCCCGGCAATCTGGCGCGCGCCTGTGTCGAACTCGCGAAGGATTGGCGCACCGACCGCTATCTGCGCCGGCTGGAGGCGATGATGGCGGTGGCCGACGCCAAGACCTCGTTGATCCTTTCGGGCACCGGCGACGTGGTCGAGCCGGAGGACAGCCTGATCGGCATCGGCTCCGGCGGGCCCTACGCGCTCGCCGCGGCGCGGGCGCTGATCGGCCTCGATTTGTCGGCGGAGGAGATCGCGCGCCGCGCCATGAAGATCGCCGCCGACATCTGCATCTACACCAACGACAACGTCGTCATCGAAAGTCTCGAGAGTAAATGA
- the hslU gene encoding ATP-dependent protease ATPase subunit HslU produces MSSSFTPREIVSELDRYIVGQHDAKRAVAIALRNRWRRQQLGPELREEVLPKNILMIGPTGVGKTEISRRLAKLAQAPFLKVEATKFTEVGYVGRDVDQIVRDLLEVGIAQVRGQRRREVEAQAEARAEERLLDALVGSSSGNTRESFRKSLRAGELDGKEVELEMKDAGGMPSFEIPGMPNAQISMLNLSDMFGKAFGQKGKKRRMTVAEAHEPLVAEEADKLLDEDRIVRDAIETVENHGIVFLDEIDKICARSEMRGGGDVSREGVQRDLLPLIEGTTVATKYGQVKTDHILFIASGAFHIAKPSDLLPELQGRLPIRVELKALTREDFRRILTEPEASLIKQYVALLKTEEVALDFTEDGIAAIADLAAQVNASLENIGARRLQTIMERVLDEVSYSASERGGETITVDGAYVHGRVDDLAKDQDLSRYIL; encoded by the coding sequence ATGAGTTCCTCCTTCACCCCCCGCGAGATCGTTTCCGAGCTCGACCGCTACATCGTCGGCCAGCACGACGCCAAGCGCGCCGTCGCCATCGCCCTGCGCAACCGCTGGCGCCGCCAGCAACTCGGCCCCGAGCTGCGCGAAGAGGTCCTGCCCAAGAACATCCTGATGATCGGCCCGACCGGCGTCGGCAAGACCGAGATTTCGCGCCGGCTGGCCAAACTGGCGCAAGCGCCCTTCCTGAAGGTCGAGGCGACCAAGTTCACCGAGGTCGGCTATGTCGGCCGCGACGTCGACCAGATCGTGCGCGACCTGCTCGAAGTCGGCATCGCCCAGGTGCGCGGCCAGCGCCGCCGCGAGGTCGAGGCCCAGGCGGAAGCCCGCGCCGAGGAACGGCTGCTGGACGCCCTGGTCGGCTCGTCCTCGGGCAACACGCGCGAAAGCTTCCGCAAATCGCTGCGCGCCGGCGAGCTCGACGGCAAGGAGGTCGAACTGGAGATGAAGGATGCCGGCGGCATGCCGAGCTTCGAGATTCCCGGCATGCCGAACGCGCAGATTTCGATGCTCAATCTCTCCGACATGTTCGGCAAGGCGTTCGGCCAGAAGGGCAAGAAGCGCCGCATGACGGTGGCCGAGGCGCATGAGCCGCTGGTGGCGGAAGAGGCCGACAAGCTGCTCGACGAGGACCGCATCGTGCGCGACGCGATCGAGACGGTGGAGAACCACGGCATCGTGTTCCTGGACGAGATCGACAAGATCTGCGCCAGGAGCGAGATGCGCGGCGGCGGGGATGTGTCGCGCGAAGGCGTGCAGCGCGATCTCCTGCCGCTGATCGAAGGCACCACGGTCGCGACCAAATACGGCCAGGTGAAGACCGATCATATCCTCTTCATCGCCTCGGGCGCGTTCCACATCGCCAAGCCCTCGGACCTTCTGCCCGAATTGCAGGGCCGGCTGCCGATCCGCGTCGAGCTCAAGGCGCTGACGCGCGAGGATTTCCGCCGCATCCTGACCGAGCCGGAAGCCAGCCTGATCAAGCAATATGTGGCGCTGCTGAAGACCGAGGAGGTCGCGCTGGATTTCACCGAGGACGGCATCGCCGCCATCGCCGATCTCGCGGCGCAGGTGAATGCCAGCCTGGAGAATATCGGCGCGCGGCGGCTGCAGACCATCATGGAGCGCGTGCTGGACGAGGTGAGCTATTCGGCCAGCGAGCGGGGCGGCGAGACGATCACGGTTGACGGCGCTTATGTCCACGGCCGGGTCGACGACCTGGCGAAGGACCAGGATTTGTCGCGGTATATTCTTTAG
- a CDS encoding IS110 family transposase — translation MTALCVAGIDVSKARLDVFVLPQRISLAFDNAGRGIAALRRQLQRRGVQRVVLEATGGLEYPAARALSDAGLQVARVQPGRVRGYRNFLGRRAKTDALDAELIARFALAMPEDDIRPIPSQKAEAIRGLSARRRQLVELLVQEKTRLKMTRDRFVLQSLRTVIAGLNAERCRIEAALAQAIAQDDAIRHRNELLRTIPGIGPVVASVLITDLPELGSLNRHQAASLAGLAPHPQRSGTSLRSDHIGGGRSCVRTAAYMAAVSAIRCNPTFKAFYRRLVDAGKPRKVAIVAVARKLIALANSIVKADTPWHPAKMLD, via the coding sequence ATGACAGCACTTTGTGTTGCCGGGATCGACGTGTCGAAGGCCCGGCTGGATGTTTTTGTATTGCCGCAGCGCATCTCGTTGGCCTTCGACAATGCCGGGCGCGGGATCGCGGCGCTGCGCCGGCAATTGCAGCGTCGCGGCGTGCAGCGGGTCGTGCTGGAGGCCACCGGCGGGCTCGAGTATCCGGCCGCCCGGGCGTTGAGCGACGCCGGCCTTCAGGTCGCCCGCGTCCAGCCCGGCCGGGTGCGCGGCTATCGCAACTTCCTGGGCCGGCGGGCCAAGACCGATGCCCTCGACGCCGAACTCATCGCGCGCTTTGCTCTGGCCATGCCGGAGGATGACATCCGTCCCATTCCCAGCCAAAAGGCCGAAGCGATCCGCGGCCTGTCGGCCCGGCGCCGCCAACTGGTCGAGCTCCTGGTCCAGGAGAAGACCCGGCTGAAGATGACGCGCGACCGCTTCGTCCTTCAAAGCCTGCGAACCGTCATCGCCGGCCTCAACGCCGAACGCTGCCGCATCGAGGCCGCGCTCGCCCAGGCGATCGCGCAGGACGACGCCATCCGTCACAGGAACGAGCTGCTGCGCACGATTCCGGGGATCGGACCCGTCGTGGCATCCGTCCTCATCACCGACCTGCCCGAGCTGGGAAGCCTCAACCGCCATCAGGCCGCCAGCCTGGCCGGTCTTGCCCCCCATCCCCAGCGCAGCGGAACATCCCTGCGGAGCGATCATATCGGCGGCGGCCGCTCTTGCGTGCGAACCGCAGCCTATATGGCGGCGGTCTCCGCCATCCGCTGCAATCCCACCTTCAAGGCCTTCTATCGGCGGCTCGTCGACGCCGGAAAGCCCAGAAAAGTCGCCATCGTCGCCGTCGCGCGAAAGCTCATCGCTCTGGCAAACAGCATCGTCAAAGCCGATACCCCCTGGCATCCCGCCAAAATGCTTGACTGA
- a CDS encoding GFA family protein — protein MVAPFQGGCLCGAVRYEAASEPIAVMECHCRDCQKSTGGAATVAVLLPRPAFAVTQGTPKGYTVTGDNGGEVTRYFCAECGSPLYSVPHAAPLTVVKAGSMDDPSWIRIGGALFVSSAQPWAHIDRNLPAFEKMPPMG, from the coding sequence ATGGTGGCACCTTTTCAGGGCGGATGCCTTTGCGGGGCCGTCCGTTACGAAGCCGCGAGCGAGCCCATCGCCGTGATGGAATGCCATTGCCGCGACTGCCAGAAATCGACCGGCGGCGCGGCCACGGTCGCCGTCCTTCTGCCGAGGCCGGCCTTCGCCGTGACCCAGGGAACGCCCAAGGGCTACACGGTGACGGGCGACAATGGCGGTGAGGTGACGCGGTATTTCTGCGCCGAGTGCGGCTCGCCGCTGTACAGCGTGCCGCATGCGGCGCCGTTGACGGTCGTCAAGGCCGGGTCGATGGACGATCCGAGCTGGATCAGGATCGGCGGCGCGCTGTTTGTGAGTTCGGCGCAGCCCTGGGCCCATATCGACCGCAACCTGCCGGCCTTCGAAAAAATGCCGCCGATGGGGTGA
- the metK gene encoding methionine adenosyltransferase, producing the protein MARQNYLFTSESVSEGHPDKVCDRISDEVVDLFFREGPKSGLSEWDIRAACETMATTNRVVIAGETRGPKHIMVDDVVEVARQAIKDIGYEQAGFHWRNANIEVLLHAQSPHIAQGVDASGNKDEGAGDQGIMFGYACRETPALMPAPLFYSHKILELLAHARKSGAEKTLGPDAKSQVTLRYENGKPVEVTQIVLSTQHLHEDQTSADIRKIVEPYIRKALPTAWISDKTVWHVNPTGAFVVGGPDGDCGLTGRKIIVDTYGGAAPHGGGAFSGKDPTKVDRSAAYAARYLAKNVVASGLADRCTIQIAYAIGVADPLSVYVDTHGTGKVEEAKLEKILPELMSLKPRGIRQHLGLNKPIYARTSAYGHFGREPDAEGGFSWEKTDLADALKSAV; encoded by the coding sequence ATGGCGCGGCAGAACTACCTGTTCACCAGCGAAAGCGTGTCCGAGGGGCACCCGGACAAGGTCTGCGACCGGATTTCCGACGAGGTGGTCGATCTGTTCTTCCGCGAAGGCCCCAAGAGCGGCCTTTCGGAGTGGGACATCCGCGCCGCCTGCGAAACCATGGCGACCACCAACCGCGTCGTGATCGCGGGCGAGACCCGCGGTCCCAAGCACATCATGGTCGACGACGTGGTCGAAGTCGCCCGCCAGGCGATCAAGGACATCGGCTATGAGCAGGCCGGGTTCCACTGGCGCAACGCCAATATCGAGGTGCTGCTGCACGCCCAGTCGCCGCATATCGCCCAGGGCGTCGATGCCTCCGGCAACAAGGACGAAGGCGCGGGCGACCAGGGCATCATGTTCGGCTATGCCTGCCGCGAGACCCCGGCGCTGATGCCGGCGCCGCTGTTCTACAGCCACAAGATCCTCGAATTGCTGGCCCATGCGCGCAAATCCGGCGCGGAGAAGACGCTCGGCCCCGACGCCAAGAGCCAGGTCACGCTGCGCTACGAGAACGGCAAGCCCGTCGAGGTGACGCAGATCGTGCTCTCGACCCAGCACCTGCACGAAGACCAGACCTCGGCCGACATCCGCAAGATCGTCGAGCCCTATATCCGCAAGGCGCTGCCGACCGCCTGGATCAGCGACAAGACGGTGTGGCACGTCAATCCGACCGGCGCCTTCGTGGTCGGCGGCCCGGACGGCGATTGCGGCCTCACCGGCCGCAAGATCATCGTCGACACTTACGGCGGCGCGGCCCCGCATGGCGGCGGCGCGTTCTCCGGCAAGGACCCGACCAAGGTCGACCGCTCGGCCGCCTATGCGGCGCGCTATCTGGCCAAGAACGTCGTGGCGTCCGGCCTGGCCGACCGCTGCACGATCCAGATCGCCTACGCCATCGGCGTCGCCGATCCCCTGTCGGTCTATGTCGACACCCACGGCACCGGCAAGGTCGAGGAAGCCAAGCTCGAGAAGATCCTGCCCGAGCTGATGAGCCTGAAGCCGCGCGGCATCCGCCAGCATCTGGGGCTGAACAAGCCGATCTATGCGCGGACCTCGGCCTATGGCCATTTCGGCCGCGAGCCCGATGCCGAAGGCGGCTTCTCCTGGGAGAAGACCGACCTCGCCGACGCGCTGAAAAGCGCGGTGTGA
- a CDS encoding tRNA (guanine(46)-N(7))-methyltransferase TrmB has protein sequence MIDTPERRRRMLYGRRKGPALSAHQESLRETLLPRLLLHIEPGADPHVYFGTPVTDIWLETGYGAGEHLLWQAQHHPDIGLIGAEPYISGTAKLLSKLEATPLPNIRLHEDDARDIIDALPDASIGRFFLLFPDPWPKTRHHKRRFLQTEMLDRLARILRPGAELRFASDDAGYLAYALERLMAHPAFAWTAKSQADWKTRPADWPPTRYEAKELHGPPVFLRFVRR, from the coding sequence GTGATCGATACGCCGGAGCGCCGGCGCCGGATGCTTTACGGCCGGCGCAAGGGCCCGGCGTTGTCGGCGCATCAGGAGAGCTTGCGCGAAACGCTGCTGCCGCGGCTTTTGCTGCATATCGAGCCTGGCGCGGACCCACACGTCTATTTCGGGACGCCCGTCACCGACATCTGGCTTGAAACCGGCTATGGCGCCGGCGAGCATCTGCTCTGGCAAGCGCAGCATCATCCCGACATCGGCCTGATCGGTGCCGAGCCCTATATTTCCGGCACGGCGAAACTTCTGTCGAAACTCGAAGCCACGCCGCTGCCCAATATCCGCCTCCACGAAGACGACGCCCGTGACATCATCGATGCGCTGCCCGACGCCAGCATCGGCCGCTTTTTCCTCCTGTTCCCCGATCCCTGGCCCAAGACCCGCCATCACAAGCGCCGCTTCCTTCAGACGGAAATGCTGGACAGGCTGGCGCGCATCCTGAGGCCTGGCGCGGAACTGCGCTTCGCCAGCGACGATGCGGGCTATCTCGCCTATGCGCTGGAGCGGCTGATGGCGCATCCGGCTTTCGCCTGGACCGCCAAGTCCCAAGCGGATTGGAAAACCCGCCCCGCCGACTGGCCGCCGACCCGCTACGAAGCCAAGGAACTGCACGGCCCGCCGGTGTTCCTCCGCTTCGTCCGGCGCTGA
- the rimP gene encoding ribosome maturation factor RimP, giving the protein MAHLEPIIEPAVEAAGFRLVRLRLMGGNTKTLQIMAERPDGSMNVEDCATLARALQDFLEQESPIEGDFELEVSSPGIDRPLTRLTDFARWAGHEAKLELHTPIDGRKRFRGRLLGLDGQDVTIESQGQRLSVPFRGIAEAKLVLTDALIAEDLKARKRAQ; this is encoded by the coding sequence ATGGCCCATCTGGAGCCGATCATCGAACCCGCCGTGGAAGCGGCCGGGTTCCGGCTCGTGCGCCTGCGCCTGATGGGCGGCAACACCAAGACGCTGCAGATCATGGCCGAGCGCCCCGACGGCTCGATGAATGTCGAGGATTGCGCCACCCTGGCCCGCGCCCTGCAGGACTTCCTGGAGCAGGAAAGCCCGATCGAAGGCGATTTCGAGCTGGAGGTTTCCTCGCCCGGCATCGACCGGCCGCTGACCCGGCTGACCGATTTCGCCCGCTGGGCCGGGCACGAGGCCAAGCTGGAACTCCACACCCCGATCGACGGGCGCAAGCGGTTCCGCGGCCGCCTGCTCGGCCTCGACGGACAGGACGTCACAATCGAGAGCCAAGGTCAGCGCCTTTCGGTTCCGTTCCGCGGCATTGCGGAGGCCAAGCTGGTGCTGACCGACGCGCTCATCGCCGAAGATCTGAAGGCGCGCAAACGCGCGCAGTGA
- the nusA gene encoding transcription termination factor NusA codes for MASIAANRTELLQIADAVARDKSIDKQVVITAMEEAMQRAAKAHYGSENDIKVDIDPKTGETHVSRYLHVVELVENDKTEISLADARARNPAAQVGDIIAETLPPVDFNRINAQNAKQVIVQKVRDAERERQFDEYKDRIGEIVHGIVKRSEFGSVVVDLGRAEGVVRRDEMIPRESFRAGDRIRAYIYDVRRETRGPQIFLSRSHPQFMVRLFAQEVPEIYDGIIEIRAVARDPGSRAKIAVISKDSSIDPVGACVGMRGVRVQAVVQELQGERIDIIPWNNEAATFIVNALAPAEVSKVVLDEDTHRTEVVVPDEQLSLAIGRRGQNVRLASQLTGWQLDILTEAEESERRQKEFTERTKLYMDSLDVDETVAQLLASEGFATIEDVAYVPLNELAAVEGFDEETATELQQRALEFIEAKNKEMDDKRKELGVQDDMLEVDGVTPAMAVALGEHDIKSLEDLAGCATDDLLGYYEVNKEKERVRIPGALEGFNLSSDDANAIIMKARVKMGWIEEPVVEAPAEDGEATEDAEA; via the coding sequence ATGGCTTCCATTGCCGCCAACCGGACCGAGCTTCTGCAGATCGCGGACGCCGTCGCGCGCGACAAGTCGATCGACAAGCAGGTGGTCATCACCGCGATGGAAGAGGCGATGCAGCGCGCCGCCAAGGCCCATTACGGCAGCGAGAACGACATCAAGGTCGACATCGATCCCAAGACCGGCGAGACCCATGTTTCGCGCTACCTCCACGTCGTGGAGCTGGTCGAGAACGACAAGACCGAGATCAGCCTGGCCGACGCGCGGGCCCGCAACCCCGCCGCCCAGGTCGGCGACATCATCGCCGAGACGCTGCCGCCGGTCGATTTCAACCGCATCAACGCGCAGAACGCCAAGCAGGTGATCGTGCAGAAGGTGCGCGACGCCGAGCGCGAGCGCCAGTTCGACGAGTACAAGGACCGCATCGGCGAGATCGTGCACGGCATCGTCAAGCGCTCGGAGTTCGGCTCCGTCGTGGTCGATCTCGGCCGCGCCGAGGGCGTGGTGCGCCGCGACGAGATGATCCCGCGCGAAAGCTTCCGCGCCGGCGACCGCATCCGCGCCTATATCTACGACGTGCGCCGCGAGACCCGCGGGCCGCAGATTTTCCTGTCCCGCTCGCATCCCCAGTTCATGGTCCGCCTGTTCGCCCAGGAAGTGCCGGAGATCTATGACGGCATCATCGAGATCCGCGCCGTGGCGCGCGATCCGGGCAGCCGCGCCAAGATCGCGGTGATCTCCAAGGATTCCTCGATCGATCCGGTCGGCGCCTGCGTCGGCATGCGCGGCGTGCGCGTCCAGGCCGTGGTGCAGGAGCTGCAGGGCGAGCGCATCGATATTATTCCGTGGAACAACGAAGCCGCGACCTTCATCGTCAACGCGCTGGCGCCGGCGGAAGTCTCCAAGGTCGTGCTCGACGAGGACACCCATCGCACCGAAGTCGTGGTGCCGGACGAGCAGCTTTCGCTCGCCATCGGCCGCCGCGGCCAGAATGTGCGCCTGGCGTCGCAGCTCACCGGCTGGCAGCTCGACATCCTGACCGAGGCCGAGGAATCGGAGCGCCGCCAGAAGGAATTCACCGAACGTACAAAGCTGTACATGGATTCACTCGACGTCGACGAGACCGTGGCGCAGCTTCTGGCCTCCGAAGGCTTCGCGACCATCGAGGACGTGGCCTATGTGCCGCTGAACGAACTCGCAGCCGTCGAAGGCTTCGACGAGGAAACCGCAACCGAGCTGCAGCAGCGTGCGCTCGAATTCATCGAGGCAAAGAACAAGGAAATGGACGACAAGCGCAAGGAACTCGGCGTGCAGGACGACATGCTGGAGGTCGACGGCGTCACGCCGGCGATGGCGGTCGCGCTCGGCGAGCACGACATCAAGTCGCTCGAGGATCTCGCCGGCTGCGCCACCGACGACCTGCTCGGCTATTACGAGGTCAACAAGGAAAAGGAACGCGTCCGCATTCCCGGCGCGCTGGAAGGCTTCAACCTTTCGAGCGACGACGCCAACGCGATCATCATGAAGGCCCGCGTCAAGATGGGCTGGATCGAGGAGCCGGTCGTGGAAGCGCCGGCCGAGGACGGCGAAGCGACGGAGGACGCCGAGGCTTGA
- a CDS encoding RNA-binding protein: MNHARALAKDDDTMRERRCIVGGEVLSEDKLIRFVVSPEGEVTPDIAAVLPGRGIWVGATRDAIDKAVKKNLFAKAAKAPVRVAPDLADRVEKLLLARIQADLGMARRSDQIFLGFETVQRALQSAAPPALIFEALDGASDGKRKLFGAAHARGLNIETIQCLSSAELGLALGRENVIHAALKSGRLQERLSFDAGRLKGFRAPHGPFERDE, encoded by the coding sequence TTGAATCACGCACGCGCCCTCGCCAAGGACGACGACACGATGCGCGAAAGGCGGTGCATCGTCGGCGGAGAGGTCTTGTCCGAGGACAAGCTGATCCGCTTCGTCGTCTCGCCCGAGGGCGAGGTGACGCCCGACATCGCCGCGGTCCTTCCCGGCCGCGGCATCTGGGTCGGCGCGACGCGGGACGCCATCGACAAGGCCGTCAAGAAGAACCTGTTCGCCAAGGCGGCCAAGGCTCCGGTCAGGGTCGCGCCCGATCTGGCGGATCGCGTGGAGAAGCTTCTCCTGGCGCGCATCCAGGCCGATCTCGGCATGGCGCGGCGCTCGGACCAGATATTCCTGGGCTTCGAGACGGTCCAGCGCGCGCTGCAATCCGCCGCGCCGCCGGCGCTGATCTTCGAAGCCCTGGACGGCGCCTCGGACGGCAAGCGCAAGCTGTTCGGCGCGGCGCATGCGCGGGGCCTGAATATCGAGACGATCCAGTGCCTTAGCTCCGCGGAATTGGGCTTGGCCCTGGGCCGCGAGAATGTGATACATGCAGCCCTCAAATCCGGGCGCCTTCAGGAACGGTTGAGCTTCGACGCAGGGAGGCTGAAGGGCTTTCGCGCGCCGCACGGACCCTTTGAAAGAGACGAATGA
- the infB gene encoding translation initiation factor IF-2, whose amino-acid sequence MSDTNDTTKKPAGGRTPLTLKKVETSTVKQSFSHGRTKAVVVEKKRTLGPTPPPVKAPSAPTRVASPAPAAPHSAPPPPAPRGVVLRQLTEEEKARRGAALADARVHEEEARKRAEDEARTRVAEEEKLKIERLAAEKRKAEEDARKAAEELARKHAAEEVARREPKSEAAPGVAAAATAGAAAATPAGAAARVRRPLEEEEEEATTKKGTKVPAKPVPAKKIGEDSRRRGKLTVTKALSGDDERMRSVASYRRHLQRVKGVQVAPAGPAGPREVVIPETITVAELANRMARRSVDIIKVLMKNGHMATANDVIDADTAELVAAEYGHTVKRVAESDVLEGLKGGEDDAGHLVSRPPVVTVMGHVDHGKTSLLDALRKTDVVSGEAGGITQHIGAYQVQLKSGQKITFLDTPGHAAFTAMRGRGAKVTDLVILVVAADDGVMPQTVEAIAHAKAAHVPIIVAVNKIDKGSADPMRVKTELLQHEIQVEELGGETLAIDVSATKGTNLDKLEEAILLQAEILDLKANPDRTAEGAVIEAKLDRGRGPVATVLVQRGTLHVGDIVVAGSEWGRVRLLQNDRGETIPSAGPAMPVEVLGLSGAPEAGDEMVVVENEARAREVTEYRERKRREARQAASSRQTLDQLLKTRDSGEKRLLPLVIKSDVQGSSEAIQGALAKIGTDEVAVQILQGGVGGITESDIILAHASGAAVIGFNVRADKLARERAKRDGVEIRYYNIIYNVVDDIKAVLSGMLAPEIREKFLGNAEILEVFEISKVGKVAGCRVTDGIVRRGAKVRLIRDNVVIHEGELSTLKRFKDEVREVQTGQECGMAFANYQDMKKGDVIECFEVETIQRAL is encoded by the coding sequence ATGAGCGATACGAACGATACCACGAAGAAACCGGCCGGCGGCAGGACACCCCTGACGCTCAAGAAGGTCGAGACTTCGACTGTGAAGCAGAGCTTCAGCCATGGCCGCACCAAGGCGGTCGTGGTGGAGAAGAAGCGCACGCTCGGTCCCACGCCGCCGCCCGTCAAGGCGCCGTCCGCCCCGACCCGGGTGGCTTCGCCCGCGCCCGCCGCGCCCCATTCGGCGCCGCCGCCGCCCGCGCCGCGCGGCGTCGTGCTGCGCCAGCTCACGGAAGAGGAAAAGGCCCGCCGCGGCGCGGCCCTCGCCGATGCCCGCGTCCATGAGGAAGAGGCCCGCAAGCGGGCCGAGGACGAGGCGCGCACCCGCGTCGCCGAAGAAGAAAAACTGAAGATCGAGCGGCTCGCCGCCGAGAAGCGCAAGGCCGAGGAAGACGCGCGCAAGGCCGCCGAGGAATTGGCGCGCAAGCACGCCGCCGAGGAAGTCGCGCGCCGCGAACCCAAATCGGAAGCCGCGCCGGGCGTGGCCGCCGCCGCGACCGCCGGAGCAGCCGCCGCCACGCCGGCCGGTGCCGCCGCGCGCGTGCGCCGTCCGCTGGAAGAGGAAGAAGAAGAGGCCACGACCAAGAAGGGCACCAAGGTGCCCGCCAAGCCGGTGCCCGCCAAGAAGATCGGCGAGGACAGCCGCCGTCGCGGCAAGCTCACCGTCACCAAGGCGCTGTCGGGCGACGACGAGCGCATGCGCTCGGTCGCGTCCTACCGCCGCCATCTGCAGCGCGTGAAGGGCGTGCAGGTCGCGCCCGCCGGTCCCGCCGGCCCGCGCGAGGTCGTGATTCCGGAGACCATCACGGTCGCCGAACTCGCCAACCGCATGGCGCGCCGCTCCGTCGACATCATCAAGGTGCTGATGAAGAACGGCCATATGGCCACGGCCAACGACGTGATCGACGCCGACACCGCCGAACTGGTCGCCGCCGAATACGGGCACACGGTCAAGCGCGTCGCCGAGTCCGACGTGCTCGAGGGCCTGAAGGGCGGCGAGGACGATGCCGGCCATCTGGTCTCGCGCCCCCCCGTCGTCACCGTCATGGGCCATGTCGATCACGGCAAGACCTCGCTGCTCGATGCGCTGCGCAAGACCGACGTCGTGTCGGGCGAAGCCGGCGGCATCACCCAGCATATCGGCGCCTATCAGGTGCAGCTCAAATCGGGCCAGAAGATCACCTTCCTCGACACGCCCGGCCATGCCGCGTTCACCGCGATGCGCGGCCGCGGCGCCAAGGTCACCGATCTCGTCATCCTGGTGGTGGCGGCCGATGACGGCGTCATGCCCCAGACGGTGGAGGCCATCGCGCACGCCAAGGCGGCGCATGTCCCGATCATCGTGGCGGTCAACAAGATCGACAAGGGCTCGGCCGATCCGATGCGGGTCAAGACCGAATTGCTGCAGCACGAGATCCAGGTCGAGGAACTCGGCGGCGAGACGCTCGCCATCGACGTGTCGGCGACCAAGGGCACCAACCTCGACAAGCTGGAAGAAGCGATCCTGCTCCAGGCCGAAATCCTCGACCTCAAGGCCAATCCCGACCGCACCGCCGAAGGCGCGGTGATCGAGGCCAAGCTCGACCGCGGCCGCGGGCCGGTGGCGACCGTGCTGGTGCAGCGCGGCACGCTGCATGTCGGCGACATCGTGGTGGCCGGCTCCGAATGGGGCCGCGTGCGCCTTTTGCAGAACGATCGCGGCGAGACCATCCCGAGCGCCGGGCCGGCCATGCCGGTCGAGGTGCTTGGCCTTTCCGGCGCGCCGGAGGCCGGCGACGAAATGGTCGTGGTCGAGAACGAAGCCCGCGCCCGCGAAGTCACCGAGTACCGCGAGCGCAAGCGCCGCGAGGCGCGCCAGGCCGCGTCCTCGCGCCAGACGCTCGACCAGTTGCTCAAGACCCGCGACAGCGGCGAGAAGCGCCTGCTGCCGCTCGTCATCAAGTCGGACGTGCAGGGCTCGTCCGAGGCGATCCAGGGCGCCCTGGCCAAGATCGGCACCGACGAAGTCGCGGTGCAGATTCTCCAGGGCGGCGTCGGCGGCATCACCGAGAGCGACATCATCCTGGCGCACGCATCGGGCGCGGCGGTGATCGGCTTCAACGTGCGCGCCGACAAGCTCGCCCGTGAACGCGCCAAGCGCGACGGCGTCGAAATCCGCTACTACAACATCATCTACAACGTGGTGGACGACATCAAAGCCGTGCTCTCGGGCATGCTGGCGCCGGAGATACGCGAGAAATTCCTCGGCAATGCCGAGATCCTGGAGGTGTTCGAGATCTCCAAGGTCGGCAAGGTCGCGGGCTGCCGCGTCACCGACGGCATCGTGCGCCGCGGCGCCAAGGTGCGGCTGATCCGCGACAATGTCGTGATCCACGAGGGCGAGTTGTCGACCCTCAAGCGCTTCAAGGACGAGGTGCGCGAGGTCCAGACCGGCCAGGAATGCGGCATGGCGTTCGCCAACTACCAGGACATGAAGAAGGGCGACGTCATCGAATGCTTCGAGGTCGAGACCATCCAGCGCGCGCTGTGA